In Deferribacteraceae bacterium V6Fe1, one genomic interval encodes:
- a CDS encoding AAA family ATPase yields the protein MINKIVINNAATFTQETIINLKKINFFHGSNGTGKSTISRILASPNNFSACKINWLNNREIKTIVFNEDFTRRSFYEKDKLNGIYTIGESASHIEEQINQKKQDFGKTNEELNKLKATKGKKDDEKKKNFNDFKEKCWDGGYLKLQNDFDSFFTGYKKDKEKLANKILEESETNNASLLSKDDLKKKYDLIYNKDTQKIENIPLFQLDEITKIEEEQDILNTSIIGKSDVDIARMIEKLHNYDWVKRGKEFYENNYDEGLNAYICPFCQQQTPENFRKQLEEYFDETYQENIKKLNSFIQHYKSTTDDISNKVKQIIDSNNQYLEDKKKTLSDKKDVLEGLINQNLQLLEQKHTNPSEKIELKPISPTLNEINEILEEVNKNIKQHNNLIDNKRNEKDILDKAIWKYIVNQLKSDIDSYNEKKSEIYKAIQSLETQIKANSNKETE from the coding sequence ATGATAAACAAAATTGTAATCAATAATGCTGCCACATTTACACAAGAGACAATTATTAATCTGAAGAAAATTAATTTCTTTCATGGTTCTAATGGTACTGGAAAGTCAACCATTTCAAGAATTTTAGCAAGTCCAAATAATTTTTCTGCATGTAAAATAAACTGGTTAAATAATAGAGAAATCAAAACAATCGTTTTTAATGAGGATTTTACTAGAAGGTCTTTTTATGAAAAAGACAAGTTAAATGGCATATATACCATCGGAGAAAGCGCAAGTCATATAGAAGAACAAATTAATCAGAAAAAACAAGATTTTGGAAAAACAAATGAAGAACTAAATAAATTAAAAGCAACCAAAGGGAAAAAAGATGATGAAAAGAAAAAAAACTTTAATGACTTCAAAGAAAAATGCTGGGATGGTGGATATCTGAAATTACAAAACGATTTTGATTCCTTCTTTACAGGTTACAAAAAAGATAAAGAAAAACTTGCTAATAAGATATTAGAAGAATCAGAAACTAATAATGCTTCTTTATTAAGTAAAGATGACTTAAAGAAGAAATATGATTTAATTTATAATAAAGATACCCAAAAAATAGAAAATATACCATTATTCCAACTCGATGAAATTACGAAAATAGAAGAAGAACAAGATATACTAAATACCAGCATAATAGGTAAAAGCGATGTTGATATTGCCAGAATGATTGAGAAATTACATAATTATGATTGGGTTAAGCGAGGTAAGGAATTTTATGAAAATAATTATGATGAAGGATTAAATGCTTATATCTGTCCATTTTGTCAGCAACAAACACCAGAAAATTTTAGAAAACAATTAGAAGAGTATTTTGATGAGACATACCAAGAAAATATTAAAAAACTTAATTCTTTTATTCAACATTATAAATCGACAACAGATGATATTTCAAACAAGGTAAAACAAATAATAGATTCTAACAACCAATATCTTGAAGATAAGAAAAAAACTCTATCAGACAAAAAGGATGTTTTGGAAGGTTTAATCAATCAAAACCTTCAGTTATTGGAACAAAAACATACTAATCCAAGCGAAAAAATAGAATTAAAGCCAATTTCTCCTACTTTAAATGAAATAAATGAAATACTTGAAGAAGTAAATAAAAATATTAAACAACACAATAATTTAATTGATAATAAACGTAATGAAAAGGATATATTAGATAAAGCAATTTGGAAATATATTGTCAATCAATTAAAAAGTGATATTGATTCATACAATGAGAAAAAAAGTGAAATATACAAAGCAATACAAAGCTTAGAAACTCAAATAAAAGCTAATAGTAATAAAGAAACAGAATAA
- a CDS encoding AAA family ATPase, with product MKYEIGELEKQIKSVKPTVDNINRLLENFGFKGFKLQPTEDEKHYQVIRNDGSDAKKTLSEGERNFLIFLYFYHIINGVENPEENINQDKILIIDDPVSSLDSDVLFIVSSLIKDLLHKARQNIGNVKQVIILTHNAYFFKEITFISSRVSCYDKRDDTCYFIIRKQNNVSHIENYDTCPIKTSYQLLWDDIKNANMDCVSMQNSMRRIIEFYFRFLGNLKEDDLINKFEGNDKILCKSLISYINEGSHSIIDDYNMIISHEQIEAYKVVFKMIFQVTGHLEHYNMMMNEKKKEESHKSRVGEYTENV from the coding sequence ATAAAATATGAAATAGGAGAACTAGAAAAACAAATAAAAAGTGTAAAACCGACAGTTGATAATATAAATAGATTACTTGAGAACTTTGGGTTTAAAGGATTCAAACTACAACCGACAGAAGATGAAAAACATTATCAAGTTATAAGAAATGATGGGTCTGATGCAAAAAAGACTTTAAGTGAAGGCGAGCGTAATTTCTTGATATTTTTATATTTTTATCATATTATCAACGGTGTTGAGAATCCTGAAGAAAATATTAATCAAGATAAAATTTTAATAATAGACGATCCTGTTTCAAGTCTCGATTCAGATGTTTTATTTATAGTTTCAAGTTTAATTAAAGATCTTTTACATAAAGCACGCCAAAATATTGGTAATGTAAAACAGGTTATTATTCTTACCCATAATGCATATTTCTTTAAGGAAATTACTTTCATTTCATCAAGAGTATCCTGTTACGACAAGAGAGATGATACATGTTACTTTATTATAAGAAAGCAAAATAACGTAAGTCATATAGAAAATTACGATACGTGTCCTATCAAAACCAGTTATCAATTGTTATGGGATGATATTAAAAATGCAAATATGGATTGTGTTTCTATGCAGAATTCCATGAGAAGAATTATAGAATTTTATTTTAGGTTTTTAGGTAATTTAAAAGAGGATGATTTGATAAATAAATTTGAAGGAAATGATAAAATATTATGTAAAAGTTTAATATCTTATATTAATGAAGGTTCGCATAGCATTATTGATGATTACAATATGATTATTTCCCATGAACAAATTGAAGCATATAAAGTTGTTTTTAAAATGATTTTTCAGGTAACTGGACATTTAGAACATTATAATATGATGATGAATGAAAAAAAGAAGGAGGAGAGTCATAAATCGCGAGTTGGAGAGTATACTGAAAATGTATAA
- a CDS encoding EAL domain-containing protein produces the protein MSVWEDFARYLSGALGEEFSLVSHNSLTEEQEAAIIEDYDLVFQNPETAQLLYSKGYTPIGRLNEQWDAVCYFSQKKLEKDKKFYKVGVIPIRVIYSTLIELEQIGLDINQIDFIPFKNLEDIHSAVINGEIDIGITRKDTYLKLSQDFLASTEIIHEFSMGIFHTFMVKNAESKFNQRIKQVLFEMHKSEFGLDILKRLGSDKIIEVGYEFKFIERLNLLGDKISEFRNYKSIFNAIEKVSDVGVVIYQDTIKYANNYVKKLTGYYEDIMNIKLDKLVAPLYRKKGLEALENRLAGKFFDTTYDRLEIITKEGQIIDCMGFASTVIYKGKPSGIFIFIDIRRRIFLEKALKASSKISNLFVHSKDKRILIKEVGEIIYNILELDYIKVAISDEKKCSIEFEKGISVPSHFRLNEIEDKLYISEACDKNGNIKSLAFILPIYINNKAEVIIEIHTSRYIKFTNEIYMLVNKLRNDITVLVDRIEKYFQNEYLFSALDSSKDFCMILNEDFKIAYINDSVKKITGYSKSELIGKEPSIFKSGKLDRNFYENLHKKIINGEQFEGIFINKDKFGNLFYLDATAIPIQKEKEFKGIFFIGKNITNEKLLENEVNKAKYQDYLTGLLNYIGYKINISKLIGLNPENVSAIIICDIQNMSYINSEYGYEFGNEVLRSVSKILRKCVKERDIIARVAGDDFGIFASNIKEKENIIKILERIRERFKRKIEINGVEIVLNFKICVVVYPFDGENIDELLNKSALTLGKLKKSDNDVGFYNEKLTAEAEKSIYVCKLINDTFLYERFVLFYQPYFYANSLELAGFEALVRIKDSNGNIIYPNIFIDYLEQSIYINKFEHWLINKAGSIIGKLNVPIGINISAKNLNLEHLKNLLDDVSIEICSKLTIEITEREVNNNFLLLSTEFEKYKHRKNFKIAIDDFGTGYSSLVRLKQIPCDVIKIDISFVRDLFKSQKDTVFVQAILELASKFGYNTLAEGVENLEQFEYLKRNGCDILQGYLFSKPVDEDTLINTDWKKYSETLRENLKLGSIHNSVST, from the coding sequence ATGAGTGTATGGGAGGATTTTGCAAGATACCTATCTGGGGCATTGGGTGAAGAATTTTCATTAGTTTCACACAATTCTTTAACTGAAGAACAAGAAGCAGCAATAATTGAAGATTACGACCTTGTTTTTCAAAATCCTGAGACAGCACAGCTACTGTATTCAAAAGGTTATACACCAATAGGAAGACTTAACGAACAATGGGACGCTGTATGCTACTTTTCCCAAAAAAAACTTGAAAAAGATAAAAAGTTTTATAAGGTAGGCGTAATCCCTATTAGGGTAATATATTCTACTCTGATCGAATTAGAGCAAATAGGCCTTGATATTAATCAGATAGACTTTATACCATTTAAAAATTTAGAAGATATACATTCTGCGGTAATCAACGGTGAGATTGATATTGGTATTACCAGAAAAGACACCTATTTAAAATTATCCCAAGATTTTCTTGCATCTACTGAAATTATACACGAATTTAGTATGGGAATTTTTCACACTTTTATGGTTAAGAATGCTGAAAGTAAATTTAATCAACGTATTAAGCAAGTTCTTTTTGAAATGCATAAAAGTGAATTTGGGCTTGATATACTCAAAAGGCTTGGTTCTGATAAAATTATAGAAGTAGGATACGAATTTAAATTTATCGAAAGGCTTAATTTGTTGGGTGATAAGATTTCCGAATTTAGAAATTATAAGAGTATATTCAATGCCATTGAAAAGGTTTCAGATGTTGGTGTGGTAATTTATCAAGATACTATAAAATATGCAAATAACTACGTAAAAAAGCTTACAGGTTACTATGAAGATATAATGAATATAAAGCTTGATAAGTTAGTCGCACCTTTATACCGAAAAAAAGGATTAGAGGCACTTGAAAATCGATTGGCAGGAAAGTTTTTTGATACGACATATGATAGGCTTGAAATTATAACCAAAGAAGGACAAATAATAGATTGTATGGGATTTGCATCTACTGTAATATATAAGGGCAAGCCTTCTGGTATATTTATATTCATTGATATAAGAAGAAGAATTTTTCTTGAAAAAGCATTAAAAGCTTCCAGTAAAATAAGTAATCTATTTGTTCATTCTAAAGATAAGAGAATTTTAATAAAAGAAGTAGGGGAAATAATTTATAACATTTTGGAACTTGATTATATAAAAGTCGCAATTTCTGATGAGAAAAAGTGTAGTATTGAGTTTGAAAAAGGTATCTCTGTTCCCTCCCACTTTAGACTTAATGAAATTGAAGATAAGCTATATATATCAGAAGCCTGTGATAAGAATGGTAATATTAAAAGTCTGGCTTTTATTTTACCTATTTATATTAATAACAAAGCAGAAGTTATTATTGAGATTCATACAAGTCGCTATATTAAATTTACGAATGAAATATACATGCTTGTAAATAAATTAAGGAATGATATTACTGTATTGGTTGATAGAATAGAAAAATACTTCCAAAATGAATACCTATTTAGTGCTTTGGATTCTTCTAAAGACTTTTGTATGATTCTAAATGAAGACTTCAAGATTGCTTATATTAATGATTCTGTCAAAAAGATTACCGGATACTCAAAATCAGAGCTTATCGGGAAAGAGCCTTCTATTTTTAAATCTGGAAAGCTGGATAGAAATTTTTATGAAAACCTTCATAAAAAAATTATTAATGGAGAACAGTTTGAAGGTATCTTTATAAACAAAGACAAATTTGGTAATCTTTTTTATCTCGATGCAACCGCAATACCCATTCAAAAAGAAAAAGAATTTAAAGGTATATTTTTTATAGGCAAAAATATTACCAATGAGAAATTGCTTGAAAATGAAGTAAATAAAGCAAAATACCAAGACTATCTTACAGGATTGCTAAATTATATAGGCTATAAAATAAATATATCAAAATTGATAGGACTTAATCCTGAAAATGTGTCAGCTATAATAATATGCGACATTCAAAATATGAGTTATATAAATAGTGAGTATGGGTATGAGTTTGGAAATGAGGTTTTGCGTTCAGTCTCAAAAATATTAAGAAAATGTGTTAAAGAAAGAGATATAATTGCAAGAGTTGCAGGCGATGACTTTGGAATTTTTGCTTCGAATATTAAGGAAAAAGAAAATATAATTAAAATACTTGAACGAATAAGAGAAAGATTTAAAAGGAAGATTGAAATAAACGGAGTAGAAATAGTCTTAAATTTTAAAATATGTGTTGTAGTATATCCATTTGATGGCGAAAATATTGATGAGCTCTTAAATAAATCGGCGTTAACTCTTGGCAAACTTAAAAAAAGTGATAATGATGTTGGTTTTTATAATGAAAAACTTACAGCAGAAGCGGAGAAATCGATTTATGTGTGCAAACTTATAAATGATACTTTTCTTTATGAAAGATTTGTTCTTTTTTATCAGCCCTACTTTTATGCTAATTCCCTCGAGCTTGCAGGTTTTGAGGCTTTAGTGAGAATAAAGGATAGTAATGGTAACATAATTTATCCGAATATCTTTATTGATTACCTTGAACAATCCATTTATATTAACAAGTTTGAACATTGGCTCATAAATAAAGCGGGTAGCATTATTGGCAAATTAAACGTTCCTATCGGTATTAATATATCTGCAAAAAATTTAAATTTAGAACATTTAAAAAATCTATTAGATGATGTTTCTATTGAAATTTGCAGCAAGTTGACAATCGAAATTACTGAAAGGGAAGTAAACAATAATTTTTTACTTTTATCGACAGAGTTTGAAAAATATAAGCACAGAAAAAACTTTAAAATTGCTATTGATGATTTTGGTACAGGTTATTCATCTTTGGTTAGATTAAAACAAATACCATGCGATGTTATTAAAATCGATATTTCTTTTGTAAGAGATTTATTTAAGTCACAGAAAGATACTGTATTTGTTCAAGCCATACTTGAACTTGCCAGCAAATTTGGTTATAACACTTTGGCTGAGGGTGTAGAAAATCTTGAGCAATTTGAGTATTTAAAAAGAAACGGATGTGACATTTTACAAGGCTATTTATTTTCCAAGCCTGTCGATGAAGATACATTAATTAATACGGATTGGAAAAAATACTCTGAGACTTTGAGAGAAAACTTAAAATTAGGTAGTATTCACAATTCCGTGTCAACTTAA
- a CDS encoding ATP-binding protein — translation MKKLPIGIQTFSEIIEGNYVYIDKTEEAYKLIQEYKYVFLSRPRRFGKSLFLDTLKELFEGNKKFFEGLYIYDKWNWDEKYPVIKISWAGDLSSLESLKDRAFDIFKANQRILEIDCENADNASSCFNELIQKSYEKYNQKVVILIDEYDKPILDVIENIDQAKINREFIKGLYSIIKDNDAYVKFAFLTGVSKFSKASIFSGLNMLTDISLNPKYGNICGYTQKDIETSFMPYFKDVDLEKVKKWYNGYNFLKDNVYNPFDILQFISNEFVFDNYWFESGTPSFLIKLIKERNYFLPSLTNLILDKKILSSFDIENIDLEVILYQSGYLTIEKMIDTGRSIEYKLKIPNLEVQISLNDYILRYFFNHKEVTYIQNQTFNALHNADFNIVKNNLISLFASIPYTNFTKNNISLYEGFYASVIYTYLSSLGFRLIGEDVTNKGRIDLTIFTEDKIYILEFKVDGQKGEALRQIKERNYAEKYLNEGKQIYLIGIEFSSEQKNVVNFEWERV, via the coding sequence ATGAAAAAGCTCCCAATCGGAATACAAACATTCAGTGAAATAATTGAAGGAAACTACGTTTATATCGATAAGACTGAAGAAGCTTATAAGCTAATTCAAGAATACAAATATGTATTTCTATCCCGCCCCCGCAGATTTGGTAAATCTTTATTTCTTGATACATTAAAGGAATTGTTTGAAGGCAACAAAAAGTTTTTTGAAGGTCTGTATATTTATGACAAGTGGAATTGGGATGAAAAATATCCGGTAATAAAGATAAGCTGGGCTGGTGATTTGAGTTCACTTGAAAGCCTAAAAGATAGAGCATTTGATATATTTAAAGCCAACCAAAGGATACTTGAAATAGATTGTGAAAATGCAGACAATGCATCATCTTGTTTCAATGAGCTTATTCAAAAATCTTACGAAAAATACAATCAAAAGGTAGTAATATTAATAGACGAATATGACAAACCTATTCTTGATGTGATTGAAAATATTGATCAGGCTAAGATAAATAGGGAGTTTATCAAGGGGTTGTATTCTATAATCAAAGATAATGATGCCTATGTCAAATTTGCATTTTTGACAGGCGTGAGTAAATTTTCCAAGGCATCTATCTTTAGCGGGCTCAATATGCTCACTGACATATCCCTCAATCCAAAGTATGGCAATATATGCGGCTATACTCAAAAAGATATAGAAACATCATTTATGCCTTATTTTAAAGATGTGGATTTGGAAAAGGTAAAAAAATGGTACAATGGTTATAATTTTTTAAAAGATAATGTTTATAATCCCTTTGATATTTTGCAATTTATAAGTAATGAATTTGTATTTGATAATTATTGGTTTGAAAGCGGCACACCATCTTTTTTGATTAAGCTCATAAAAGAGAGAAATTATTTTTTACCGAGTTTAACTAATCTGATATTAGATAAAAAAATACTTTCCAGCTTTGATATAGAAAATATTGATTTGGAAGTGATACTTTATCAATCGGGTTATTTGACGATTGAGAAGATGATTGATACAGGCAGGTCTATAGAATATAAGCTAAAGATACCAAACCTTGAAGTCCAGATATCATTAAATGATTATATTCTTCGCTACTTTTTTAATCATAAGGAAGTAACATATATTCAAAATCAAACTTTTAATGCTTTACATAACGCTGATTTTAACATAGTAAAAAATAATCTAATTTCACTATTTGCCTCAATACCGTATACAAATTTCACAAAAAATAATATCAGTTTATACGAAGGTTTTTATGCAAGTGTAATTTATACTTATCTTTCTTCACTTGGCTTTAGGCTGATTGGTGAAGATGTTACAAACAAAGGCAGGATAGATTTGACTATTTTTACAGAAGATAAGATTTATATTTTGGAATTTAAGGTTGACGGCCAAAAGGGGGAAGCTTTAAGGCAAATCAAAGAGAGAAATTATGCTGAGAAATATTTAAATGAAGGCAAACAAATCTATCTTATCGGCATCGAATTTAGCTCTGAACAAAAGAATGTGGTAAATTTTGAGTGGGAAAGGGTATAG
- a CDS encoding UPF0149 family protein, giving the protein MPAFMVDILNKKQKEVFKKILEKTDGAMNVAELEGFLFGIALTPDVIFLSEYMPEIFGNEEPIFESQEEMSLFVDNLMKAYNAYIYAAENQKFKILVDVIKDEDLTDEYMAEISDWAKGLFSAFKMRPEIWYPDRELIKNDLEGLDSYVYFFGILYSAAYPDIVNKHLKNDKNVDRKLIYKIIPSAVEGIKAVGEMFLDERKKKFKENLNKTKKKKEKIGRNDLCPCGSGKKYKKCCGRN; this is encoded by the coding sequence ATGCCGGCGTTTATGGTAGATATTCTTAACAAAAAGCAAAAAGAGGTTTTTAAAAAGATTCTTGAAAAAACAGATGGAGCGATGAATGTTGCTGAGCTTGAAGGGTTTCTTTTCGGTATTGCATTAACGCCTGATGTTATATTTCTAAGTGAATATATGCCTGAAATATTTGGAAATGAAGAACCGATATTTGAATCTCAAGAAGAAATGAGCCTTTTTGTAGATAATCTTATGAAAGCTTATAATGCTTATATCTATGCTGCAGAAAATCAAAAGTTTAAGATACTTGTCGACGTAATAAAAGATGAAGATTTAACTGATGAATATATGGCTGAAATTTCAGATTGGGCAAAGGGTCTTTTTTCTGCATTTAAAATGAGACCTGAAATTTGGTATCCTGACCGAGAGCTAATAAAGAACGATTTAGAAGGGTTAGACAGTTATGTCTATTTTTTTGGGATTTTATATAGTGCTGCGTATCCAGATATTGTGAATAAACATTTAAAAAATGATAAAAATGTTGATAGAAAATTGATTTATAAAATAATACCAAGTGCTGTTGAAGGTATAAAAGCAGTCGGGGAAATGTTTTTGGATGAAAGAAAGAAAAAGTTTAAAGAAAACTTAAATAAAACTAAAAAGAAAAAAGAAAAAATTGGACGTAATGATTTATGCCCCTGTGGCAGTGGTAAAAAATACAAAAAGTGCTGTGGTAGAAATTAA
- a CDS encoding molybdopterin-dependent oxidoreductase, whose translation MPCLNRRNFLKLSAGAALSGSLLSLKESHAKVTPLDFGVEKKVPVLCRMCAQFCPMIAVVRDSRVIRIESNKNTPHSGICARGRAATAALYNPNRIKQPLIRVGKRGEGKFKPISWDDALKIISDKLINLKNNGEEHLVAFLPRFNSAPGMDKEFFTIYGTPNIVGYGDTCFGNSLIVSYGSIMGGKEDKGVPGGGTGALSPDYENAKYGILIGRNPGGGLVTFPWGIMYGKGRRNGLKVTVIDPRKPSEAGESLTEWLPISPGTDLALLLAIANTILTSGKFNKEYLKKYTNASMLIDSEGKPIHIENIDENHIDFLVYDEDDKQFKLSKDASSPSLIGEFEYNGVKVTTALSALIKSSKQFTPEWAEKVTSVPANKIKNVAENLINNAPQVFIERGYRSTRYDNSMEEKRVILIINTLLGSIGAKGGMIIQRGAKTAGFIKTPKPKQKPISHYYRKFSEYSLINTKDYRRLFIKSLIEEKPYKCKVAVFWGQNIIGGSTGSEEIIQALEKLETIVAISPYFNETVLYADIILPDAMFLERDEAIRTKFKAPYPTIAVHKKAVEPLFGAKEGYWIVNELAKRVLDSETYNTYFSHYNEKGINAILDKQLSKVEGLSEDELQTFSPDSLFEKGVWTGNIKYGVKAKTKSKKIEIYSTFFLEKHFELKAENEKLASILDPGFKYQPPYWKTEKETLDKDEFIPVTGFNPLSSFTGAQTKDNPILNFLGGMVDWDAIYINKSKGEKIGLKDGDIVEVFNIQKPHLVTKAKVKLVEYVHPDALFSYYGVGAGYYNNLTNFLTNAPKYGFNPNHIGNFTFAALDGGQLAQDFIVKIRRAK comes from the coding sequence ATGCCTTGTTTAAACAGGAGGAACTTCTTAAAGCTAAGTGCAGGGGCTGCACTGTCAGGAAGTTTACTTTCACTAAAAGAGTCGCACGCAAAGGTTACACCTTTGGATTTTGGTGTAGAAAAAAAAGTACCTGTTTTGTGTAGGATGTGTGCCCAATTCTGCCCAATGATAGCAGTAGTTAGAGACTCGAGAGTAATAAGAATAGAGTCAAATAAAAACACACCACATTCAGGTATTTGTGCCAGAGGGAGGGCAGCAACAGCTGCGTTGTACAACCCAAACAGGATTAAACAGCCTTTAATCAGAGTAGGTAAAAGGGGAGAAGGAAAGTTCAAACCGATTTCTTGGGATGATGCTTTAAAAATTATTTCAGATAAACTTATCAACTTAAAAAATAACGGTGAAGAGCACCTGGTTGCTTTTTTACCAAGATTTAATAGTGCACCAGGAATGGATAAAGAATTTTTTACCATTTACGGCACCCCAAATATTGTAGGATACGGGGATACATGTTTTGGCAACTCATTAATTGTAAGCTATGGTTCAATTATGGGTGGTAAGGAAGATAAAGGTGTACCTGGGGGCGGAACGGGCGCATTAAGTCCTGATTATGAAAATGCTAAATACGGGATTCTTATCGGCAGAAATCCAGGTGGCGGACTTGTAACTTTCCCTTGGGGAATTATGTATGGAAAAGGTAGAAGAAATGGTTTAAAAGTTACAGTTATTGATCCAAGAAAGCCATCAGAGGCAGGGGAAAGTCTTACCGAATGGCTACCGATAAGCCCCGGTACAGATTTAGCCCTTTTACTTGCTATAGCAAACACAATTTTGACCTCCGGAAAATTTAACAAAGAGTATCTAAAAAAGTATACAAATGCATCTATGCTTATTGATAGTGAAGGCAAACCGATCCACATTGAAAACATAGATGAAAACCATATAGATTTTCTCGTATATGACGAAGATGACAAACAATTTAAACTCTCTAAAGATGCATCAAGCCCGTCATTGATAGGAGAGTTTGAATATAACGGAGTTAAAGTTACAACTGCTTTAAGTGCACTGATTAAATCCTCAAAGCAATTTACACCTGAATGGGCGGAAAAAGTTACAAGTGTGCCTGCCAATAAAATTAAAAATGTCGCAGAAAATTTGATTAACAATGCACCTCAAGTGTTTATAGAAAGAGGGTACAGATCTACTCGATATGATAATTCAATGGAAGAAAAAAGGGTAATCCTGATTATAAACACTCTTTTAGGAAGCATAGGAGCGAAAGGAGGGATGATTATTCAAAGAGGTGCAAAAACTGCAGGTTTTATAAAAACACCTAAACCTAAGCAAAAGCCCATCTCACACTATTACCGTAAATTTAGCGAATACTCGTTAATAAACACTAAAGATTACAGAAGACTTTTCATAAAATCACTCATTGAAGAAAAACCATACAAATGCAAAGTGGCAGTATTTTGGGGTCAGAATATAATTGGCGGCTCTACAGGTAGTGAAGAAATTATTCAAGCATTGGAAAAGCTTGAAACAATAGTCGCCATTTCCCCCTATTTCAATGAAACAGTACTTTATGCTGATATAATACTTCCTGATGCAATGTTTTTGGAAAGGGATGAAGCCATTCGTACAAAATTTAAAGCACCTTACCCTACCATTGCTGTCCACAAAAAGGCTGTTGAGCCTCTTTTTGGTGCAAAAGAGGGTTACTGGATTGTTAATGAGCTTGCAAAAAGAGTTTTGGACTCAGAAACATATAATACATACTTTAGTCATTACAACGAAAAAGGGATTAATGCTATTTTAGATAAGCAACTTTCCAAAGTAGAAGGATTATCAGAAGATGAGCTACAAACATTTTCGCCAGACTCACTATTTGAAAAAGGGGTATGGACTGGAAATATAAAATACGGGGTAAAGGCAAAAACAAAATCTAAAAAAATCGAAATATACAGTACTTTCTTTTTGGAAAAACATTTTGAACTAAAAGCGGAAAATGAAAAGTTGGCAAGTATATTAGACCCTGGCTTTAAATATCAGCCCCCATACTGGAAAACAGAAAAAGAAACATTAGACAAAGATGAGTTTATACCGGTAACAGGCTTTAACCCATTAAGCTCATTTACAGGCGCACAAACAAAAGATAACCCTATTTTAAACTTCCTTGGTGGCATGGTAGATTGGGATGCAATATATATCAACAAATCAAAAGGGGAAAAAATTGGACTTAAAGATGGGGATATTGTTGAAGTTTTTAATATTCAAAAGCCCCATCTTGTTACTAAAGCCAAAGTAAAACTTGTAGAATATGTTCACCCTGACGCCTTATTTTCATATTATGGAGTAGGTGCTGGATATTATAACAATCTTACAAACTTTTTAACTAATGCGCCAAAATATGGATTTAATCCTAATCATATAGGAAACTTTACCTTTGCCGCACTTGATGGCGGGCAACTGGCTCAAGACTTTATTGTTAAAATCAGGAGGGCAAAATGA
- a CDS encoding 4Fe-4S dicluster domain-containing protein, giving the protein MSKNIICYDSMSCIRCYACMTNCAIENSTRQFRDKGYKYEASVNEPKESKFYLTPLTYEYGKYPEAQKITKFHHCNHCENAPCKQICPAGAIEQRKSGAVVIHENVCVGCRSCIDACPYNVPKYSKETNKTSKCILCYDRIENGLKQACVEGCPTGALFSGTIQEVEQEIAKRIATYKDTYNEDFVAYGLDKVNNYVGKLGWITIIPKKEMGQYKLPENPRSNAIAFRNFAKTSAPFLIGGALAATAGHFIYWLAKRKEVVAEKEHKEE; this is encoded by the coding sequence ATGAGTAAAAATATAATTTGCTATGACTCAATGTCATGTATCAGGTGCTATGCTTGTATGACAAATTGTGCTATAGAAAATAGTACAAGGCAATTCAGAGATAAAGGGTATAAGTACGAAGCATCAGTAAATGAGCCAAAAGAAAGTAAATTTTACCTTACCCCTTTAACTTATGAATATGGAAAATACCCTGAAGCGCAAAAAATAACAAAATTTCATCATTGCAATCATTGTGAAAACGCTCCTTGTAAGCAAATTTGCCCTGCAGGAGCAATAGAGCAAAGAAAAAGTGGCGCAGTCGTTATTCATGAAAATGTATGTGTGGGCTGCCGCTCATGTATAGATGCATGCCCTTATAATGTACCTAAATACAGTAAAGAAACAAACAAAACCTCTAAATGTATTTTATGTTACGACCGCATCGAAAACGGTTTAAAGCAGGCTTGTGTGGAAGGTTGTCCTACTGGAGCGCTATTTTCTGGAACAATTCAAGAAGTAGAGCAAGAGATAGCTAAAAGGATTGCAACCTACAAAGATACATATAATGAAGACTTTGTTGCTTACGGGCTTGATAAGGTAAACAACTATGTAGGAAAGCTGGGTTGGATAACAATAATTCCCAAGAAAGAAATGGGTCAATATAAGCTCCCTGAAAACCCACGAAGCAACGCAATTGCTTTTAGAAACTTTGCCAAAACAAGTGCACCATTTTTAATTGGTGGTGCATTGGCTGCAACAGCCGGACATTTTATATATTGGCTGGCAAAAAGAAAAGAAGTAGTTGCAGAAAAAGAGCACAAGGAGGAGTAA